One genomic region from Saprospiraceae bacterium encodes:
- a CDS encoding 6-carboxytetrahydropterin synthase translates to MYSVKIRDHIMIAHSLFHPGFGKASQLHGATYVIDVQFSSEYLNEMNVVIDIALAADILKEIVEKLNYKNLDEVEDLKGQITTTEFMARYIHDQIARHPRLSFNGMLKVTLGESHIAWASYEHTLD, encoded by the coding sequence ATGTACAGTGTAAAAATCAGGGACCATATCATGATCGCCCACTCTTTATTTCATCCTGGCTTTGGCAAGGCCAGCCAACTACATGGGGCGACCTATGTGATTGATGTACAGTTTTCGTCCGAATACCTCAATGAGATGAATGTGGTCATAGATATAGCCCTGGCTGCAGATATACTCAAAGAAATTGTTGAAAAATTGAATTATAAAAACCTGGACGAGGTCGAAGATCTTAAGGGTCAGATCACCACCACCGAGTTCATGGCCAGATATATTCATGATCAGATTGCCAGGCATCCACGACTTTCATTCAATGGTATGCTCAAAGTCACTCTGGGCGAATCGCATATCGCCTGGGCTTCATACGAACACACCCTTGATTGA
- a CDS encoding zinc-binding alcohol dehydrogenase, with product MVAISLWHTDPATSALKSASLTQEPQDLILDATYSLVSLGTEKIVLTGMVPPELYTVMKVPYMGGSFSFPVKYGYSLIGSSADQGNYHVMHPHQDKVSVRLQDAFKLPASLPLNRAALISNLETACNAYWDGRAAQDEPILIVGFGLIGAAIALWHKLLGHQSITVIEKNDHRRALAQGLGFETLTQLIPEQKFSLAFHCSATGLGLQTCIDHMDFEGRIIELSWYGDKPVSLHLGHYFHYNRLSIISSQVSHIPDRLQATQNYLTRKQAVVNMLQHDIWDQLIGIEVPFHQIIPWYDRLRSGQLNEISLLIKY from the coding sequence ATGGTTGCTATCAGTCTATGGCATACAGATCCTGCTACCAGCGCTTTAAAGTCTGCTAGTTTAACCCAAGAGCCTCAAGATCTTATCCTGGATGCTACGTATTCTCTGGTAAGCCTGGGTACGGAAAAAATCGTCTTGACCGGCATGGTGCCTCCGGAGCTTTACACTGTGATGAAAGTGCCCTATATGGGTGGATCGTTTTCATTTCCAGTAAAATATGGTTATTCCCTGATAGGGTCATCGGCAGATCAAGGTAACTATCATGTCATGCATCCACACCAGGATAAAGTATCTGTCCGGCTTCAAGATGCATTTAAGTTGCCGGCATCACTACCTTTAAATCGTGCTGCTCTAATCAGCAATCTCGAGACAGCCTGTAATGCATACTGGGATGGTCGGGCTGCACAAGATGAACCAATACTCATAGTAGGCTTCGGGTTGATTGGAGCCGCCATCGCCTTGTGGCACAAACTTCTTGGCCATCAATCTATCACTGTCATAGAAAAAAATGATCATCGCAGAGCCTTGGCCCAAGGCCTTGGGTTCGAAACCCTGACCCAGCTTATCCCAGAGCAAAAGTTTAGTTTAGCTTTTCATTGCTCTGCCACTGGTCTTGGATTACAGACTTGTATTGATCACATGGATTTTGAAGGGCGAATCATAGAGCTGAGTTGGTACGGTGATAAGCCTGTAAGCCTACACCTCGGACATTATTTTCATTACAACAGGCTCTCCATTATTTCGTCTCAGGTCTCCCATATCCCAGACCGCCTACAGGCAACTCAAAATTATTTGACCAGAAAACAAGCTGTGGTCAACATGCTCCAGCATGATATTTGGGATCAGCTGATAGGGATAGAGGTGCCATTCCACCAAATTATCCCATGGTATGATCGGCTCAGGTCAGGACAATTAAATGAAATATCTTTATTGATCAAATATTAA
- the ribA gene encoding GTP cyclohydrolase II — MLRNIVESTIPTAYGEFTIKAYAMDEHDLTPHLALIKEPIDYDEPVLIRIHSECLTGDIFGSQRCDCGPQLIRSLELIGERGGVLLYLRQEGRGIGIINKLKAYQLQDQGDNTAEANTHLGFKVDERTYEEALIILEDLGIKEVDLLTNNPEKIKIFENSPIKLNKRIPLEITPIRSNKRYLETKKTVMGHLLDLK, encoded by the coding sequence ATGCTTAGAAATATAGTCGAGAGCACGATTCCGACTGCTTATGGGGAGTTTACAATCAAGGCATATGCTATGGATGAGCATGATTTGACCCCTCACCTGGCGCTCATCAAAGAACCGATTGATTATGATGAGCCGGTGTTGATCCGCATACATTCCGAATGCCTGACCGGTGATATTTTTGGATCTCAGAGGTGTGATTGTGGTCCTCAACTCATCAGATCGCTAGAACTGATCGGTGAACGTGGAGGCGTGCTCCTCTATCTGCGCCAGGAAGGTCGAGGGATCGGTATCATCAACAAACTTAAAGCGTATCAGCTACAGGATCAAGGAGATAACACGGCAGAGGCCAATACTCACCTGGGTTTTAAAGTAGATGAACGGACTTACGAAGAAGCCCTGATTATATTAGAAGATCTGGGTATCAAAGAAGTAGACCTTTTGACCAATAATCCTGAGAAAATCAAAATTTTTGAAAATAGCCCTATCAAGCTGAACAAGCGAATTCCCCTTGAAATCACTCCAATACGATCAAATAAGCGATACCTGGAAACTAAGAAGACAGTGATGGGGCATTTGTTGGACTTAAAATGA
- a CDS encoding dihydrofolate reductase family protein: MGKIISFMHISLDGFVSGLNGEMNWIKVDEEIFDHVGKRISECDTALYGRVTYQMMENYWPSAADKPNATRHDIEHSKWYSKVHKVVLSKSMKDDGLPAGHPGLNNTKIINDNLSDIITEIKEQAGTDILLFGSPTATHSLMQLNLIDGYWLFVNPIILGRGISLFVDIKDKIKLKLLNTRQFTSGVTELDYIVDRL, encoded by the coding sequence ATGGGGAAAATAATTTCATTTATGCACATCTCGCTTGACGGATTTGTATCTGGACTGAACGGAGAAATGAATTGGATTAAAGTTGACGAGGAAATATTTGATCATGTTGGTAAGCGGATAAGTGAATGCGACACAGCATTATATGGACGCGTAACGTATCAGATGATGGAAAATTACTGGCCTTCTGCAGCGGACAAACCGAACGCGACCAGGCACGACATTGAACATTCCAAGTGGTACAGCAAAGTGCACAAAGTTGTATTGTCAAAATCTATGAAAGACGATGGCCTTCCTGCCGGCCATCCAGGTTTAAATAACACAAAAATTATTAACGACAACCTTTCAGACATAATAACTGAAATAAAAGAACAGGCAGGAACAGACATCTTGCTGTTTGGTAGCCCGACGGCAACACACTCACTTATGCAACTGAACTTAATCGACGGCTACTGGTTATTCGTCAATCCAATTATTCTTGGACGAGGCATTTCATTGTTTGTAGATATTAAAGACAAGATAAAACTAAAGTTATTGAATACTCGACAATTTACCAGCGGGGTAACTGAGCTGGATTATATAGTGGACAGGCTATAA
- a CDS encoding exo-alpha-sialidase, with protein MKIFSLTFLLLLLFPFASEVAVEFPALSPIVDSPQKLNWNKPGVVNIVFKSTDGGQTWQDISRGLPENLQAEDIRRDGFFANESGLYVRTENGIYHSKPTATGSFWEKEIFPDKLGSIAPVKKGILAYNDYGQFLQKLNATGDWSPIYSNFKEKEVLTVFESAGGTAFIGSNHGLFKSINSGKTWKQVYTGGWVMKLVESNGVLLATSLNGILRSADQGESWDCVINEGGVGIAVECINGGFAAITYNTKSMTRRVRTSYDGGKIWQPIDGDLPASLSINSIIQVGEFFFCGHPAGIFRSSDKGKTWKLLLPSIENKIFNLFVSGNVIYALPRNGGC; from the coding sequence ATGAAAATATTTAGTCTGACTTTTTTACTCCTTCTTCTATTCCCCTTTGCCAGTGAGGTGGCAGTAGAATTTCCAGCATTATCTCCAATCGTGGATAGTCCGCAAAAGCTAAATTGGAATAAACCGGGGGTGGTAAACATTGTTTTTAAATCTACTGATGGGGGCCAAACATGGCAGGACATTAGCCGGGGACTTCCCGAAAATTTGCAAGCAGAGGACATCCGGAGAGATGGTTTCTTTGCAAATGAAAGTGGGCTCTATGTACGTACTGAAAATGGGATATATCACAGTAAACCAACTGCTACAGGCTCTTTTTGGGAAAAAGAGATTTTCCCTGACAAACTAGGCAGCATAGCGCCTGTTAAGAAGGGGATATTAGCGTACAATGACTATGGCCAATTTTTACAAAAACTAAATGCAACGGGTGATTGGTCGCCTATCTACTCGAATTTTAAAGAAAAAGAGGTGCTCACAGTTTTTGAATCCGCTGGAGGCACCGCTTTCATCGGCTCCAACCACGGTCTATTTAAATCCATAAACAGTGGAAAAACTTGGAAGCAAGTCTATACTGGAGGCTGGGTAATGAAGTTGGTAGAGTCAAATGGTGTACTTTTAGCGACCAGCCTCAACGGGATACTACGGTCGGCCGATCAAGGAGAAAGCTGGGATTGTGTAATTAATGAGGGTGGCGTGGGCATCGCTGTAGAATGCATCAATGGCGGATTTGCGGCAATCACATACAATACAAAGTCGATGACCAGAAGAGTGCGAACATCTTACGATGGCGGTAAAATCTGGCAGCCTATAGATGGTGACCTTCCGGCAAGCCTATCCATTAACTCCATTATTCAAGTTGGTGAATTCTTTTTTTGTGGTCATCCTGCCGGCATCTTTAGATCTTCAGACAAAGGAAAAACATGGAAACTGTTACTTCCTTCTATCGAAAATAAGATCTTCAATTTATTTGTTTCAGGTAATGTGATTTATGCCCTACCCAGAAATGGGGGGTGTTGA
- a CDS encoding alpha-glucosidase, whose amino-acid sequence MLLSCSNQQKKVVDTSIKNDTWWKEGILYQIYPQSFKDTDGDGFGDFKGVVEKLDYIQSLGVSIVWMNPFFESPLVDNGYDVSDYRAILPRYGTMADFQQMLDGLHERGIKFVLDVVVNHSSNEHAWFKQSRSSRDNPYRNYYHWWPAEKGKPPFRYSLFDPEGGWDYDSTTNAYYLHTFAEQQPDLNWENPKLRQEVYDIMRFWAEKGVDGFRMDAFQFASKDTTYPEFPEGHEKEFIKWYGLRPQLHEYLKEMYKEIIEPYHVFAVAEGAGSTFQDAHDLVDEYRNELQIAYHFESVDMSRTPKGYKLAEFKEVFSRWDSAFAEKGWIAIFLSNHDNARLVNRFGNPSPECRIASTQMLNTFLLSMRGTPYTYYGDELGMTNIDMPTIAEYDDIEALGKYKTALAANEDMVEFMKVLNYSSRENGRTPMQWNESENAGFTTGVPWKKVNENFKDINVTAQNKDPNSILNHFRKMANVRRNNPVLIYGQYEVLQKEHPKIYAFTRELANVKMLVLLNFSPEKATINLHEIAYIQDTIINNYDTFIREFTTANLLPYQAVIFKIK is encoded by the coding sequence ATGTTATTAAGCTGTTCAAATCAGCAGAAAAAAGTAGTTGATACTTCAATAAAAAATGACACTTGGTGGAAAGAAGGTATTCTTTACCAAATATATCCCCAAAGTTTTAAGGATACTGATGGCGATGGTTTTGGTGATTTTAAAGGGGTGGTAGAGAAATTGGACTATATTCAAAGCCTTGGTGTTTCTATAGTTTGGATGAATCCTTTTTTCGAGTCTCCCTTAGTAGACAATGGATATGATGTAAGTGATTATAGGGCCATATTACCAAGATATGGGACTATGGCAGATTTTCAACAAATGTTGGATGGCTTGCATGAGCGTGGAATTAAGTTTGTGTTGGATGTTGTAGTCAATCACAGTAGCAATGAACACGCGTGGTTTAAACAATCCCGTAGCTCAAGGGATAATCCTTATCGGAATTATTACCATTGGTGGCCAGCAGAAAAAGGCAAACCTCCTTTTAGATATAGTCTTTTCGACCCCGAAGGCGGATGGGACTATGATTCAACTACTAATGCTTATTACCTCCACACTTTTGCAGAACAACAACCTGACTTGAATTGGGAGAACCCAAAATTACGCCAAGAAGTTTATGATATTATGAGGTTTTGGGCAGAAAAAGGAGTAGATGGATTCCGGATGGATGCTTTTCAATTTGCTAGTAAAGACACCACGTACCCCGAATTTCCTGAAGGACATGAAAAAGAATTTATTAAATGGTATGGCCTGCGTCCCCAACTGCACGAATACCTAAAGGAAATGTATAAAGAAATTATTGAGCCATATCATGTTTTTGCAGTTGCGGAAGGTGCAGGTAGCACTTTTCAAGATGCACATGACCTGGTAGATGAATATCGCAATGAACTTCAGATCGCTTATCATTTTGAATCAGTAGATATGTCAAGAACTCCCAAAGGTTACAAATTAGCCGAATTTAAAGAAGTGTTCAGCCGTTGGGATAGTGCATTTGCTGAGAAAGGCTGGATAGCGATTTTTCTATCCAATCATGACAATGCTCGCCTGGTCAACCGATTTGGAAATCCCAGTCCTGAATGTAGGATTGCCTCTACTCAAATGCTAAATACTTTTTTGCTTAGTATGAGAGGCACGCCTTACACTTATTATGGTGATGAACTGGGTATGACTAATATTGACATGCCGACAATAGCAGAATATGATGACATTGAAGCCCTAGGGAAATACAAAACTGCCTTAGCTGCTAATGAGGATATGGTAGAATTCATGAAAGTGCTTAATTATAGTTCTCGTGAAAATGGTCGTACACCAATGCAATGGAATGAGTCTGAAAATGCTGGATTTACGACAGGTGTTCCATGGAAAAAAGTCAATGAAAATTTTAAGGATATCAATGTAACTGCCCAAAATAAAGACCCAAACAGCATACTTAACCACTTCCGAAAAATGGCAAATGTAAGAAGAAACAATCCTGTCTTGATTTACGGCCAGTACGAAGTGCTTCAAAAAGAGCACCCAAAAATTTATGCCTTCACCCGAGAGTTAGCGAATGTTAAGATGCTTGTTTTGCTCAATTTTTCGCCAGAAAAAGCAACTATTAATCTTCACGAAATTGCTTATATTCAAGATACGATTATTAATAACTATGATACTTTTATAAGAGAGTTCACCACCGCTAATCTGTTGCCTTATCAAGCAGTAATATTTAAAATTAAATAG
- a CDS encoding energy transducer TonB, translated as MKNVQNKLVLVLLIILVFPFLSNGQNGLDNELRYQVNRHRPYISVSREKIKTANAIIDINPHYKSSWVREYVSVEILTSFQGSIRRAISKSDMFNQEQKDLMNLADLGKDIEVKVKYMPENTLKHNDIKEFDFRFIPEPENEATYAGGQKELIQYLKVNAMDKVSGVFDKSILAAVKFTISEEGQIIDAHLSEASKDEKIDELLLAAICNMPSWKPAEYASGLRVKQDFVLLVGNMESCTLNLINIR; from the coding sequence ATGAAAAATGTTCAAAACAAGCTGGTTTTAGTTCTACTTATTATCCTCGTATTTCCATTCCTTAGTAATGGTCAAAACGGGCTGGACAATGAACTGAGATATCAGGTAAATAGACACCGTCCTTACATTTCAGTATCCAGAGAAAAAATTAAAACAGCCAATGCAATCATTGATATCAATCCACATTATAAATCATCCTGGGTCAGAGAATATGTTTCAGTGGAAATCCTGACAAGTTTTCAAGGGAGCATAAGGAGAGCTATAAGTAAAAGCGATATGTTTAACCAGGAGCAGAAGGATTTAATGAATTTGGCTGATCTTGGCAAAGATATTGAAGTGAAGGTTAAATACATGCCTGAGAATACGCTGAAGCACAATGATATAAAAGAGTTCGATTTTAGATTTATCCCCGAGCCTGAAAATGAAGCTACCTATGCTGGTGGCCAGAAAGAATTAATTCAATACTTAAAAGTGAATGCGATGGACAAAGTTTCTGGAGTCTTCGACAAGTCAATATTGGCTGCAGTAAAATTTACCATTAGCGAAGAAGGTCAAATAATCGATGCCCACCTCTCCGAGGCCTCTAAGGATGAAAAAATAGACGAGTTATTACTCGCTGCCATTTGTAATATGCCCAGTTGGAAGCCAGCAGAATATGCCTCCGGTCTGAGAGTTAAACAAGATTTTGTCCTATTGGTAGGAAACATGGAAAGCTGCACCCTCAACCTGATAAATATCCGGTAG